The nucleotide window TCACGAGCGTCCGCAGTTGCTCGAGGTCGACGGCGGCACGCAGCGACCGGTCGGGGTTGGCCGGCGGGACCCGTGGGAGCAGGGCGACGGAGGCGGCGAGCACGGGCAGCGTGACGAGCGTGCCGGCGGCGACGGCGACCCGCCAGCCGAACGTCTCGCCGAGGAACCCCCCGACGGCGGGGTAGACGACACCCGCGAGCGCCCCGCCGGCCGTCAGCGCCCCCAAGGCTCCGCCGGCGTCGTCGAACAACCGAGACAGGAGTGAGGAGGCGGGCGAGAAGAACAGCCCGGCGCCGGCGCCGAGCACGACGGTGAACAGTGCGTACACGGGCAGCGAGGGGGCCAGCGCGACGAGGGTCGTCCCGAGGGCGGCGCCGCCGAGACCGACGAACAGGAGCCGACGCTCGCCGAACCGGTCCGCGAGCACGCCGCTGGGGAACTGGAACAGAGCGTACGTCGCCCACATCAGCGTGAGCGCGAGCCCGACGGTGGACTCGCTCGCGTCCAGGTCGGCGATGACGAACGGGACGACCGGACTCAGGAGGAACCGTGCGCCCAACTGTGTGAAGTTCCCGCCGGAGACGACAGCGAGGACTGTGCGACGCGACTCGACGCCCGACGACTGGGACACGCTTCCCCGGAGGAGACGGATGGGCCTGAACCGTCCCCCCTGGGCAACACTGACCGCCACCGCAGCCCGAGACCGACGGCTGTGTGCGTCGTGTGAACGTCTCAGAGACGGGTGGGGTCCGTGGCTCGACCACACTGCTGCAGGCGCCGACCCGTGTCACTCCCGGTCGGAGCGGTCTCGTGTCTGTATCACACGACCACACCAGGAAAGAACTCTGGCGCCTCCGGCCGTTCGACCGTTCATCCCCCCAGAAAAAGTTCCGAGACACAGGAACAGAAACCATTATCAATTTCAACCGTTTCGGCTTGAAAATCCGATAGTATTAAATTCTCTCGGCCCTTCAGACCAATTTGGGAAGATGGTATCGAATTTACGAGGCGACGACAGACGCGCAGCCATCGAAGCTATCCTGGGGACAATCCACGGCGACGTGCTGCTGGTTGACCCGTCGATCGAGGCGTTCCGCGCACTCGTCGACTACGGGGTCGAGACGGACGACGAACTGCCGGCGATCAGCGTGCTCGCTCGCGAGGACGTGTTGAAGGACGTGCGCGACGACTTCCTCGTCGCGTCGGACGCGGCCGACCTCGTGGAGTCGGAGACGCTGGAGCTCCGGGTCCTGGAGGGTGTCGTCGAGAACACGTTGTTCGTCGGCGAGTCGGACCTGTACGCGCTCGTGCCGGCCTCCGACTCCGTCGCCGGGCTGACGGCCGACGACGAGGCGTTCATCGCGGACGCCTACGAGACGTTCCGCGACCGGTTCGACGCCGCCGAGGCGTTCGACCTCCGCACGCCGGGGCTCACTCGCGTCCGCCGGACGATGGAAGACTCCATCGGCCCGGACGCCCGGGCCGACTTCGACGCAGTGTTGGGCTCCCTGGAGGCCGCCCGCGGCAACGGTGACGGGCTAGACGAGGTGACCATCTCGTTGCTCGTCGCCGCGAAGAACGAGGCGCTGCTGTACGACATCTCCAAGTGGGGCGAGGACATCGGAATCGCCAGCAAGGCGACGTTCTCCCGCACGAAGACGGAGTTGGAGGACATGGGCATCATCGACACCGAGAAGGTGCCCATCGACGTCGGGCGGCCGCGGCTCCGCCTGAAGTTCGCCGACGGCCCGCTGGCGGAGGCGGACGGCAGCGAACTCGCCAGCGTCGCACAGAAGGTCCTCAACTGACGACGGCCCGAGGTCGCCCCGCCGTGGGAGCGGGTCCGACTTCGTCTGCCGTCGCTGGGAGCGGGACGTACCCACAAACGCCTTAAGAGCCGCCCGTGGAGTGGTGGGTATGGCCGACGGAACACTCCTCCAGTTCGCACTCGACCCACAGCAGTTGGGACTGGAACTCGGAACGGGCGCGGCTATCGGTGGGATCACCGGCTTCGCCGCCAAGAAGATCGCCAAACTGATCGCCGTGCTGGTCGGGTTGGAGGTCGCGTTGTTCAAATTCCTGGAATCGCGTGGGTTCGTCACCGTCAACTGGGAGAAGTTCGGCAGCTTCGCACAGGGGCTGGCGAAGGACGGCGGCGCCACCGGCGCGGAGAGCGTCCCGTTCCTCAACACCATCCTCTCTACGTTGTCCGTCTCCGCCGGCTTCACCGGCGGCTTCATGGTCGGCTTCCGGAAGGGATAGTCGCTACCGCGTGCTGATGTCGTCTTCGTCCTTGACGACCCGTGTCTCGGCTTCCCCGCTGGACACCTCGTTCACGAGGTCGTAGAAGTCGTCTTGGAGCCCGGCGGGGAACCGAACCACGCCCACCCAGGAGCCGTCCGACTGCCACTCCTCTCGTTCCAACTCGCCGAACTCCCGGATCTTCGCCTGGCCGCTGCCGGCGTACTCCGGCGGGAGCTGACACGCCATCGTCACCTCGTCGAACCGGATCGGGATGATCGGCCGCAACACGTCCAGCGCCTCGTCCACCTGGCTCTCGACGGGCTCCATCGGGTCGACGGTGAACCCACCCTCCTCTAACGCTCGCTCGATCCGCTCGGGCGGGTGCGGGGCGTCGTCCATCTGCGGGTTGACCGCGTTCCGGGTGATCGTGTTCACCAACTGCTTGTGCTTCTGTTCTTGCATCTCGCGGCGTTGCTCGGCCGTGATCTGGATCTCCCCGTCTTCGACCACCTGCGGGACGATCTCCAACGGCTCCGTCGTGCCGAACACCTCCTCCAGGTCGGACTCCGCCGGCCGGTCGCCACGAGAGGCGTTCTCGAAGACGTCCTCGGCGGCGATTACGTCCTCCAGCTCTCCGTCGAACTCTCCGCGCTGAATGGCGAGTGCCGCGTCCGGGTCGATCAACACCTCGAACCGTGCGCCGTGTGACTCCAGCCGTGCGGTGACGGCCTCGTCGAGTGAGATCATGTGCTGGCTATTGCGCCCCCGTATATAAAATACTGTTATGAGGTGGCACTCGGTGTCAGTCCGAAACACAAAAGAAAACTAATCATATAGTGATGTTATGAACGAACTGATTAACTTGGTTCGGCCAAGCGAACACCCACTGCTGTATTTTGTTTTCTTGACATCTGTCGTCTTCGGAACAGTCGCTTCCGATATGTTCTACGAAACTCCAGAGAGTGTGATTATCACGAAAGGAGAGTACGAGGCTGAAGTTCCGGGATATCTGGAGGCAATGCTCGTCTACCCGTTCTCGTATGTTTTTATAATCCCGTTCGTTTCACTGAGTGTAGTTCTATTCACTTCTGTCAACGCCGCTAGTGTTAAGGCTATCGTTGGGACTGATCCTGCACCTGTTGTGCTGGATCTCCTGATATATGTGCTGACTCCAATATTCGCTGTTACACTGTACTCAACTAGCAAGACTCTGTCAAACTTCTTTAGATGGATAAGTAGTAACATTCCAGTATCGTTCTACAGGGTAGATGATTCAGAGAGAATCTTGGCCTTCACCGTCACGTCGCTTTTTCTCTTCGCGACTCTCATCGTGTCTCTTGAACCTATTACAAATAAAAATCTGGATGCCAGTGTGTTATCGTACGTAGTGAGCTACATTCTCTCCATTGTGTTCATCTCTCATCTGCTTACACTGATTGCCACTTCCGCCAGCTCCCTATGGAAGAGGATCACCGAAACGGACCAACCTACCGAGTGAACTCAATACTGCTTCACCTTTTCCACAATCTCCACCCCACCAATCTCCGTGTCGTACCCACCGTCCACCCCTTTCTCGGCCGACTTCACCATGTCCAACACCGTCGCCAGCCCCGTCGTCACACCCTGGACGGCCTCCATCTCGCAGCCGGTCTGCCCGGTCGTCGCAACCGTCACTGCGAGCACGATCCGGTCGTCGTGGACCTCGAAGTCCGTCTCCACGTCGCCGATGGGAATCTGGTGACACATGGGGATCGTCTCCCAGGTGTGTTTCACCGCCCGGATCGCGGCGATCCGGGCCGTCGTCAACACGTCGCCTTTCCCCACCTCGTCGGCCCGCACCGCCGCGACGGTCGACTCCCGGAGTCTGATCTCCCCGCGGGCCGTCGCCCGACGGTCGCTGTCCGGCTTGGCCGTCACGTCCACCATCTGCGCGTCCCCGTCGGCGGTGTGGGTGAGCGTGGGGTCGTCGGAGTCCCCTTCGCTCTCGTCACCGTCGTCGCTCACGCGTCCACCTCCTCGTCGCGCAGCGCGGTCGGCAGTTCGTCGATCAGGTCCGTCGCCGCCAGCCCGTCGCCGGACGCCGCGTGAGCGGCGTCGCCGGCCCGGCCGTTCGCCCACGCGGCCAGCGCCGCCGCCCGCGTCGGCGCCAGCACGGCCGCGAGTGCGCCCGTCACCCCTGCGAGCACGTCCCCGGTGCCGCCGACGGTCATCCCGGGGTTCCCCGTCCGGGAGCGTCGTGTCGTCTCCCCGTCCGAGATCACGTCGACCGGCCCCTTCACCAGCAGCGTCGCCGCCGGGGACAGCCCCGCCGCGAACGCCTCGACTGCGGTCGCCCGCGCGTCTGCGTCCCCGTCCGGGTCGCCGCCCATCCGGGCGAACTCACCGCGGTGTGGCGTACAGATCAGCCGCGCGTCCGTCTCCAGGTCCGGGACGACCCGCAGCGCGTCCGCGTCGACGACGGCCGTCCCGTCGTACGCCCCGAGGAACGACTCGACGGCCGCGAGCGTCTCCTCGTCGGCACCCAGCCCCGGCCCGACGACGACCGTGTCGCTCCCGGCCGCCAGCTCGTGGAGTCGGTCGACGTGCTCCGGCCGGAGTCGGTCGCCCGACAGCGACCGGACGATCAGCGACTCGTCGAACCCCTGGACCGCTCCAGCGACGGCGGACGGCACCGCGACCCGGACGAGATCCCCGCCCGCCCGGATCGCCGCCCGCGCCGCGAGCGTCGGCGCGCCGGCGTACGGCCCGCCGCCGACGACGAGCACCTCCCCGTTGTCGCCTTTGTGGCTGTCCGAGGCTCGCGTTAGCGGCCGGAGGTCGCCCGGGCCGACGACCCGTTCTGCCGCCGGCGGGATGCCGATGTCCGCGACTGTCAGGTCGAACGCGCCGCGGTCCGCGAGTTCCGTCAGTCCGGGCTTCGCGTCGTGGAACGTCACCACGCTGTCGGCGTCGACGAACGCCGACCGAGTCGCCGTCGGATCACCGGCCACGACGGCCTCGGCGTCCGCGTCGCCGCCGGCGACACAGCCCGTGTCCGCGTCCACGCCCGAGGGCACGTCGACGGCAACGACCGGCGCGTCCGCCTCGGAGACCACCCGCGCGACCGTCGCCGCCGGCTCCCGGAGCGCGCCGGTCACGCCCGTCCCGAGCATCGCGTCCACGATCAGGTCCGGGTCCCCGAGTTCGAACCCACTGCTGTCTCGACAGGTCGTCGTCTCGACGCCGGTGGCTTCCAGGGCGGCCCAGTTGTCGCGGGCGATCTCCGTCCGGATCGTCGCCGGCCGTCCCAGAAGCTCGACGCTCACGTCGTACGCCGAGAGGAACCGCGCGGCGACGAGGGCGTCGCCGCCGTTGTTCCCCCGGCCACAGAGTAGTCGCACGCTCGCGCCCGGCTCGCACCGCTCGCGGACGGCCCGCGCGACGGCGTTGCCGCTGGACTCCATCAGCTTCGCTCGTGGGACGCCGAGCGCGGCCGCGTTCCGGTCGACCTCCGCCATCCTGGCTGCGGTGAGCATCGGGGCGACGTTCGGCCGCGGCGGGGTAAGGGGTTGCGGGAGTGACACACACCACGCCGCGTTCACAAGGCTTGAACCCGCCCGCCGACTCCTGTCTCACAGTGACCCGCCGTCTCTTCACCGCGCTGTGTGGGCTGGTGTTCCTCGTCAACTTCGGCCGCGTGGCGTTCGCCCCGCTCGTGCCGGAGTTCCAGCGCAGCCTCGGGCTGTCGCCGGCGGCGGTCGGCTCCGTCACCACGCTCGTGTGGGTCGGGACGGCGCTGCCGCGCATCCCCGTCGGCTACCTCCTCACGAGGGTGCGCCGCGAACGGGTCGTCCTCGCCACCGGGGTGTCGCTGACGCTCGCGGCGGCGTTCACCGCCCGGGCGGAGAGCCTCGTGGCGCTCCAGGCCGGCTCGCTCGCGGTGGGGCTGTCCACCGGCGGTTACTTCGTCGCCGCGATCCCGCTGATCGGGGCGTTGTACCCCGACCAGACGGGCCGGATGGTCGGGATCCACGGCACCGCCAGCCAGATCGCGCCGGTGGTCGCGCCGGCGGCGGTCGTGTTCGCGGTCGCACAGCTGGGCGACTGGCGGCTCGTGTTCTGGGCGCTCGCGGCGACCGCGACGGGGCTCACGGTCGCCCTGCTGTGGGTGTTCCGGGAGCAGTCGGAGCCAGTCGGCGGCGCGCCGGAGCGCGACTTCCGGACGGCGCTCGGCCGGTGGCGGGTGATCGCCGCCGGGCTGGCGTTCGTCGTCGCCGCGGGCTTCGTCTGGCAGGGGACGTTCAACTTCTACGTCAGCTACCTCACGGCGAAGGGGCTGAGCCAGGAGGCCGCGAACGGAGTACTGACGCTCACGTTCGCCGCCGGCGTGCCGGCGTTCTGGCTGGGCGGACGGCTCGCCGACCGACTGCCGAACGTGCCGTACCTCGTCGGCATCAACGCCGTGTTCGTCGCGTCGTTGCTGACGCTGACAGCCGTCGACTCCCTGCTCGTGATCGCGGCTGTCTCGGTCGTGCTCGGGCTGGCGGCCCACTCGTTGTTCCCCGCGGTCGACACGTACATGCTGTCGGCGCTGCCGCCGGCCGGCCGGGCGAGCGCGTACGCCGTGTTCAGCGGCGTCGCACTCCTGTTGGAGTCCGGCGGCAGCGGCGCCGTCGGCGCGCTCGTGGACGCCGGCGTCGCCTTCGAGACGGCCTACCGGGCGCTGGGCGGCGGCGTGGCCGTCGTCACCGTCTTCGTCGCCGTGCTGTACGCCGGCGGTCGGGTGCCGCTCCCGGGCTGGTGGTCGGACGCCGAGGCTGCCGCCGACGGCGGACACCGGGAGTGACCCGTCGTCACGAGCAGTCACCGCCGGGAGTGACCCGTCGTCGGAACCCTTTCGGCGACTCACCCGGAACGGTAACGAGATGGACACGGAACGAACGCGGGGGCTCGGCGCCGTCCGGCTGGCCGTCCTGACGGACGGCACTGTCGGCCCGGCCGTCCGTCGGGCGGCGAGCCGTGTCGCCGACGCCGACCCCGTTCCGCTCGCGTCGCTGGCCGACGGCGCGGCGTTGGCCGACTACGACGCCGTCTGGTGGCACCGGGAGGAGCCGTTGGCGACGGAGACGTGGTCGCTCCTGTCGCCGGCCGACGGGGAGCCGGACCCGAGCGCTCCGGACGACCCGGAGACGGCGGCCGCCTTCGAGGCCGTCTCCGACCGACTCCGCGGGTTCGTCGCCGACGGCGGCGGCCTCTTGTTGTCGGCACACGCCCTGACGGCGGTGCCGGCGCTGGGGTTCGACCCGGTCGGCCCGGACGCCGTCGGCACGGACGAACCGGAGCGACCGACCGGCTACCGCCCGACTGCCGTCGCGCACGACCACCCACTGTTCGACGGGCTGGGCGACCGGGTGACGGTCGCCGGCGCGGGCGTCCCGGCGCCGTTCGCCCGCTACGAGGCGGTGTTGCCCGAGCGGGGGGCAGTGTTGGCCTCTGCCCACTACGGCGACGAGGACGACTACCGCGGCAAGGTGGCCGTCGAGTGGCGACTGGGTGACGGCGCCGTCCTCGGCCTCGGGGGCTCCCTGTCGCCCGGGGCCGGCGACGGCCACGACCGCACCCGCCGACGACTCCTCGCCAACGCCGTCACGGCGCTCGCCCGCGACGACGCGCTGCCGCCAGCCGACCGCGCAGGAGACGACGTCGAGAGCGTCGACGGCGCGGACGGCGACGACACGACGACGACCGACACCGAGACCGTCCGCCCGCCCGGTCGCCCGGTGACACCCGCGGGGTTCCAGCGGCTCCGCGACCGGCTGGCCGACGACCACCACCGCCCCGCCTACCACTTCGCCCCGCCGGCGAACTGGCTCAACGACCCGAACGGGCTGATCCGGTGGAACGGGACGTACCACCTGTTCTACCAGTACAACCCCGCCGGACCGTTCCACGACACGATCCACTGGGGCCACGCCGTCAGCGACGACCTGCTCCGCTGGGAAGACCGGCCGGTCGCGCTGTCGCCGGACCCGGACGGCCCGGACCGGGACGGCTGTTGGTCCGGTTGTGCCGTCTCCGACGGCGGGACGGCGACGCTGTTGTACACCGGTGGCCGGGGACGCGAACAGCTCCCGTGTCTCGCCGTCGCCGCCGACGACGG belongs to Halobaculum sp. MBLA0143 and includes:
- a CDS encoding MFS transporter — encoded protein: MSQSSGVESRRTVLAVVSGGNFTQLGARFLLSPVVPFVIADLDASESTVGLALTLMWATYALFQFPSGVLADRFGERRLLFVGLGGAALGTTLVALAPSLPVYALFTVVLGAGAGLFFSPASSLLSRLFDDAGGALGALTAGGALAGVVYPAVGGFLGETFGWRVAVAAGTLVTLPVLAASVALLPRVPPANPDRSLRAAVDLEQLRTLVTRPSVAYTTVVAIAVSFTFQAFSSLFPTFLVQHRTGIDPTAAGLVFGGVFGLSSLAQPVAGRLSDRISRDFAIAASVTLTAAGLSVLLLAPGRPALFVGAGVLGVGISWPGPVQARFMDQLSAEERGYGFGLVRTVYMFAAAPGSVVVGTLAERAGWVVAFGSVVVVLLACLVVLAANALLSLDL
- the tbsP gene encoding transcriptional regulator TbsP, with translation MVSNLRGDDRRAAIEAILGTIHGDVLLVDPSIEAFRALVDYGVETDDELPAISVLAREDVLKDVRDDFLVASDAADLVESETLELRVLEGVVENTLFVGESDLYALVPASDSVAGLTADDEAFIADAYETFRDRFDAAEAFDLRTPGLTRVRRTMEDSIGPDARADFDAVLGSLEAARGNGDGLDEVTISLLVAAKNEALLYDISKWGEDIGIASKATFSRTKTELEDMGIIDTEKVPIDVGRPRLRLKFADGPLAEADGSELASVAQKVLN
- a CDS encoding FUN14 domain-containing protein; amino-acid sequence: MADGTLLQFALDPQQLGLELGTGAAIGGITGFAAKKIAKLIAVLVGLEVALFKFLESRGFVTVNWEKFGSFAQGLAKDGGATGAESVPFLNTILSTLSVSAGFTGGFMVGFRKG
- a CDS encoding ribosome assembly factor SBDS, which encodes MISLDEAVTARLESHGARFEVLIDPDAALAIQRGEFDGELEDVIAAEDVFENASRGDRPAESDLEEVFGTTEPLEIVPQVVEDGEIQITAEQRREMQEQKHKQLVNTITRNAVNPQMDDAPHPPERIERALEEGGFTVDPMEPVESQVDEALDVLRPIIPIRFDEVTMACQLPPEYAGSGQAKIREFGELEREEWQSDGSWVGVVRFPAGLQDDFYDLVNEVSSGEAETRVVKDEDDISTR
- the moaC gene encoding cyclic pyranopterin monophosphate synthase MoaC, with product MSDDGDESEGDSDDPTLTHTADGDAQMVDVTAKPDSDRRATARGEIRLRESTVAAVRADEVGKGDVLTTARIAAIRAVKHTWETIPMCHQIPIGDVETDFEVHDDRIVLAVTVATTGQTGCEMEAVQGVTTGLATVLDMVKSAEKGVDGGYDTEIGGVEIVEKVKQY
- a CDS encoding NAD(P)H-hydrate dehydratase, with the translated sequence MLTAARMAEVDRNAAALGVPRAKLMESSGNAVARAVRERCEPGASVRLLCGRGNNGGDALVAARFLSAYDVSVELLGRPATIRTEIARDNWAALEATGVETTTCRDSSGFELGDPDLIVDAMLGTGVTGALREPAATVARVVSEADAPVVAVDVPSGVDADTGCVAGGDADAEAVVAGDPTATRSAFVDADSVVTFHDAKPGLTELADRGAFDLTVADIGIPPAAERVVGPGDLRPLTRASDSHKGDNGEVLVVGGGPYAGAPTLAARAAIRAGGDLVRVAVPSAVAGAVQGFDESLIVRSLSGDRLRPEHVDRLHELAAGSDTVVVGPGLGADEETLAAVESFLGAYDGTAVVDADALRVVPDLETDARLICTPHRGEFARMGGDPDGDADARATAVEAFAAGLSPAATLLVKGPVDVISDGETTRRSRTGNPGMTVGGTGDVLAGVTGALAAVLAPTRAAALAAWANGRAGDAAHAASGDGLAATDLIDELPTALRDEEVDA
- a CDS encoding MFS transporter, which codes for MTRRLFTALCGLVFLVNFGRVAFAPLVPEFQRSLGLSPAAVGSVTTLVWVGTALPRIPVGYLLTRVRRERVVLATGVSLTLAAAFTARAESLVALQAGSLAVGLSTGGYFVAAIPLIGALYPDQTGRMVGIHGTASQIAPVVAPAAVVFAVAQLGDWRLVFWALAATATGLTVALLWVFREQSEPVGGAPERDFRTALGRWRVIAAGLAFVVAAGFVWQGTFNFYVSYLTAKGLSQEAANGVLTLTFAAGVPAFWLGGRLADRLPNVPYLVGINAVFVASLLTLTAVDSLLVIAAVSVVLGLAAHSLFPAVDTYMLSALPPAGRASAYAVFSGVALLLESGGSGAVGALVDAGVAFETAYRALGGGVAVVTVFVAVLYAGGRVPLPGWWSDAEAAADGGHRE
- a CDS encoding GH32 C-terminal domain-containing protein gives rise to the protein MDTERTRGLGAVRLAVLTDGTVGPAVRRAASRVADADPVPLASLADGAALADYDAVWWHREEPLATETWSLLSPADGEPDPSAPDDPETAAAFEAVSDRLRGFVADGGGLLLSAHALTAVPALGFDPVGPDAVGTDEPERPTGYRPTAVAHDHPLFDGLGDRVTVAGAGVPAPFARYEAVLPERGAVLASAHYGDEDDYRGKVAVEWRLGDGAVLGLGGSLSPGAGDGHDRTRRRLLANAVTALARDDALPPADRAGDDVESVDGADGDDTTTTDTETVRPPGRPVTPAGFQRLRDRLADDHHRPAYHFAPPANWLNDPNGLIRWNGTYHLFYQYNPAGPFHDTIHWGHAVSDDLLRWEDRPVALSPDPDGPDRDGCWSGCAVSDGGTATLLYTGGRGREQLPCLAVAADDGLDGWRKDPDNPIIDSAPETLAVTRSPDWEAEFRDHCVWRADGRWYQLIGSGVADGRGAALLYESDDLREWEYVGPLLVGEGPRGAPVWECPELLRFGDGGSLLHVSDEDRVAFFFGRADLETPAFRVRERGLLDHGDFYAPQSLWDDEHDRYLTWGWIPETRDEPAQWDAGWSGLLSLPRVVTPAVDHVRQEPAAEVERLRAERLAGVETTLTDGDYERLCRGAAVEVAATVELDGANEAGLVVAESVAGAERTPVRYTGDEVVVDRTASGDDGATESLSMPVDDGPLELRAFLDGSVLELFADQRRCLTARLYPSADSDRLSVFARGGAATVTADAWRLTDVWRE